The Neodiprion fabricii isolate iyNeoFabr1 chromosome 4, iyNeoFabr1.1, whole genome shotgun sequence genome window below encodes:
- the LOC124181069 gene encoding protein bric-a-brac 1-like isoform X2, whose product MGSEHYCLRWNNHQSNLLGVFSQLLESESLVDVTLACTEGPSIRAHKVVLSACSSYFQALFLDHPNRHPIVILKDVRFSELRTLVDFMYKGEVNVEYCQLSALLKTAESLKVKGLADMTNINAAASSRCELDQQQQQQQQQQQQQQQQQQQQQQQQQQQQQQQQQHLANENQRDREHRERDRDKERERERDRDRERERERERERERERERERERERERDRETEVECEQSQPQQLSDVMEAVHMTECPPSPTGPGSPCPGPLALHRTRRNSDDAASLEETRGSLSPISVHSGPSDMSLSNNTAGATAGGIIPLQLPQSRLPSPHSTEPLAGPSGLPPVQQVPLSLKKEVDWERSTDDRVSNIEATTDYRLPPDPELMGLDERVFACMYCGASFLHQSKLTRHILSHSLESLKYREQAAHLQLQAQLGLDSGLHLASEVVHYAPGGPVEPMDLELAAHSDPSSGVVLCKFCGKSFPDVGSLIAHLPAHTGDRPFKCEFCGKAFKLRHHMKDHCRVHTGERPFRCALCGKTFSRSTILKAHEKTHYPKYVRKFLSPSPVDPSEEEAPAAHPPAPPHH is encoded by the exons ATGGGAAGTGAGCATTACTGCCTGAGGTGGAACAATCATCAGAGCAACTTGCTGGGTGTGTTCAGTCAGCTGCTGGAGTCCGAGTCGCTGGTGGACGTGACGCTGGCGTGCACGGAGGGCCCCTCGATCCGCGCTCACAAGGTTGTACTTTCGGCCTGCTCCAGCTACTTCCAGGCTTTGTTTCTCGACCACCCAAATCGCCACCCCATCGTCATCCTCAAGGACGTCCGCTTCTCCGAGCTACGAACCCTCGTCGACTTCATGTACAAGGGAGAAGTGAACGTTGAGTATTGCCAGCTCTCAGCGCTCCTAAAGACGGCCGAGAGTCTCAAAGTCAAGGGACTCGCTGACATGACAAACATCAATGCTGCGGCATCGTCGAGGTGTGAACTAGaccagcaacagcagcaacagcagcaacagcagcaacagcaacaacagcaacagcaacaacagcaacaacagcaacagcaacaacagcaacagcaacaacaacatctTGCCAATGAGAACCAGCGGGATCGAGAGCACCGGGAACGCGATAGGGACAAAGAACGGGAGAGGGAAAGAGACCGGGATAGGGAACGGGAACGGGAACGGGAACGGGAACGGGAAcgggaaagagagagggagagggagagggaacGGGAGAGGGACAGGGAAACGGAAGTGGAATGCGAACAATCTCAACCTCAGCAGCTCAGCGACGTAATGGAAGCTGTTCATATGACCGAGTGTCCACCGTCACCCACGGGACCCGGGAGTCCGTGTCCCGGACCTCTGGCCCTTCATCGAACCAGAAGGAACTCGGACGACGCTGCGAGCCTCGAAGAAACGAGAGGCTCCCTGAGTCCCATATCCGTTCACAGTGGTCCCAGCGACATGAGTCTCAGTAATAACACCGCCGGTGCAACAGCCGGAGGCATTATACCCCTCCAACTGCCGCAAAGCAGGCTTCCGTCTCCTCACAGTACGGAACCACTCGCCGGACCCTCGGGACTTCCGCCTGTACAACAAGTTCCTCTC TCCCTAAAGAAGGAAGTAGATTGGGAGCGATCTACGGACGATCGAGTATCGAATATCGAGGCGACGACTGACTACAGACTCCCACCAGATCCG GAGTTGATGGGTTTGGATGAACGGGTGTTTGCGTGCATGTACTGCGGTGCCTCGTTCCTCCATCAGAGCAAGCTGACGCGGCACATCCTATCGCACAGCCTCGAGTCGCTAAAGTACAGGGAGCAGGCGGCGCATCTCCAGCTCCAGGCGCAGCTCGGTCTCGATTCGGGTCTCCATCTGGCTTCCGAGGTTGTCCACTACGCGCCCGGAGGTCCGGTTGAGCCGATGGACCTGGAGCTAGCCGCCCATTCGGACCCATCGTCCGGTGTAGTGCTTTGCAAGTTTTGTGGTAAATCATTCCCCGACGTCGGTTCGCTGATCGCCCACCTCCCCGCCCACACCGGCGACCGACCTTTCAAGTGCGAATTTTGCGGCAAGGCTTTCAAGCTTCGCCATCATATGAAAGACCATTGCCGCGTTCACACCGGCGAACGGCCGTTCAGGTGCGCCCTTTGCGGCAAAACCTTTTCGAGATCCACGATCTTGAAGGCACACGAAAAGACACATTATCCAAAGTATGTGCGAAAGTTCCTTTCACCCAGCCCCGTTGATCCATCCGAGGAGGAAGCCCCGGCGGCACATCCACCGGCGCCTCCCCATCATTGA